The Apibacter raozihei genome contains a region encoding:
- a CDS encoding ROK family protein: MNNLKKIGIDIGGTNIRVALVDDSGIIKILKEPCKADQPEDVIVNQVKNMIHEVITPDVVGIGIGVPSTIDVKLGIVYNLNNIPSWKEVHLKEILEKEFSVPTYVNNDANCFALGHKHYGLAKEFSNIVCVAMGTGLGSGLIFNDELYIGANTAAGEIGCVPYLDSTYEGYCSSHFFKRFHSHTTSFDLFNQAKEGNSEALQIWEEFGKHVGALVSFVLFTYDPQAIVFGGSVSKSFEFFSPSMYKYLEGFLFPKNVEKLVIRLSEVKDISVLGAASLVNREVSKSV, translated from the coding sequence ATGAACAACTTAAAAAAAATTGGCATCGATATTGGTGGTACCAATATTCGTGTGGCATTAGTAGATGACTCAGGAATAATTAAAATTCTTAAAGAGCCTTGCAAAGCAGATCAGCCTGAAGATGTAATTGTGAATCAGGTTAAAAACATGATTCACGAAGTAATTACGCCAGATGTAGTCGGTATTGGGATTGGTGTTCCATCTACAATTGATGTGAAACTAGGAATTGTATATAATTTAAATAATATACCTTCCTGGAAAGAAGTACATCTTAAAGAAATACTTGAAAAAGAATTTTCGGTACCCACTTATGTAAATAATGACGCTAATTGCTTTGCATTAGGACATAAACATTACGGTTTAGCAAAAGAATTTAGCAATATTGTTTGCGTTGCTATGGGAACCGGGTTAGGTTCAGGACTTATATTTAATGATGAACTTTATATTGGCGCAAATACTGCCGCTGGAGAAATTGGGTGCGTACCTTATTTAGATTCTACGTACGAAGGATATTGCAGTAGTCATTTTTTCAAACGTTTCCACAGTCATACTACCAGTTTTGATTTGTTTAATCAGGCAAAAGAAGGAAATTCGGAAGCCTTGCAAATTTGGGAAGAATTTGGTAAACATGTAGGTGCTTTGGTTTCTTTTGTATTATTTACTTATGATCCACAGGCCATTGTTTTTGGTGGAAGTGTTTCCAAGTCTTTTGAATTTTTCTCGCCTTCTATGTATAAATATTTAGAAGGTTTTTTATTTCCTAAAAATGTCGAAAAACTGGTTATTCGTCTTTCAGAAGTTAAAGATATAAGCGTTTTAGGAGCTGCTTCCTTAGTTAATAGAGAAGTATCTAAATCAGTTTAA
- a CDS encoding DUF5683 domain-containing protein, with protein sequence MIKKTFTYIFILIFSCMLSAQNEKTNEDHLLGNNDSIVISNTVPQIAADSVALSLTRSPLKASLYSAILPGLGQFYNKKYIKAPLVLGIIGTGIGFIKYYDNRYKKYHRAYLAELNGQTHEFSGIQGITPQVLANAEDSERRYRDYAVVLTALAYLLNIVDAAVDAHLSIFDKDKDLAVKPIIIEDPNSIVANQKLGLSFSFTF encoded by the coding sequence ATGATAAAAAAAACATTCACATATATTTTTATACTTATTTTTAGCTGTATGCTTTCAGCTCAAAATGAGAAAACTAATGAAGATCATTTACTGGGTAATAACGATTCTATAGTCATTTCAAATACAGTACCCCAGATAGCTGCCGATTCTGTTGCACTTTCTTTAACCAGAAGTCCGCTCAAAGCTTCTCTTTATTCAGCCATTTTACCTGGTTTAGGGCAGTTTTATAATAAAAAATATATTAAAGCTCCTCTTGTTTTGGGAATTATAGGAACTGGGATTGGATTTATTAAGTATTACGATAACCGATATAAAAAATATCACAGAGCTTATTTAGCAGAACTTAACGGACAGACACATGAATTTTCAGGTATACAGGGAATTACTCCTCAAGTATTAGCAAATGCTGAAGATTCAGAAAGAAGATATAGGGATTATGCAGTGGTATTAACAGCTTTAGCCTATCTGTTAAATATTGTAGATGCGGCAGTAGATGCTCACTTGTCAATATTTGATAAAGATAAAGATTTAGCTGTAAAACCTATCATAATTGAAGATCCTAATTCGATAGTTGCGAACCAGAAATTAGGATTATCGTTTAGTTTTACATTTTAA
- a CDS encoding ParB/RepB/Spo0J family partition protein yields the protein MASAKKRAMGRGLSAILSENTVKVNSAEEQGAEELVGNIVEISLDDIITNPNQPRTNFDPKALEELAASIKQLGLIQPITVRKNEDKFDLISGERRYRASRIAGLEKLPAFVRLANDQELLEMALVENIQRKDLDPIEVALSFEKLIEEIHITQENLSNRVGKDRSTITNYLRLLKLSPIIQTGIRDGIISMGHGRALISLEDTEQQLFVYEKIVREQLSVRQTESFIRTFKNPKDKKEKKEKELPNYLKKGLKSFEDYFETGVEIKADKKGKGKIIINFESSDEFDRIQKLLE from the coding sequence ATGGCTTCAGCAAAAAAAAGAGCAATGGGCAGAGGACTATCTGCAATATTAAGTGAAAATACGGTAAAAGTTAATTCGGCAGAAGAGCAAGGAGCTGAAGAACTGGTAGGTAACATAGTAGAAATATCATTAGATGATATTATAACTAATCCCAACCAGCCTCGTACTAATTTTGATCCTAAAGCTTTAGAAGAATTAGCAGCTTCAATCAAACAGTTAGGCCTAATACAGCCTATTACTGTAAGAAAAAACGAAGACAAATTCGATTTGATTTCCGGAGAAAGAAGATATCGGGCTTCCCGAATTGCAGGATTAGAAAAATTACCTGCTTTTGTAAGGTTGGCTAACGATCAGGAGCTTCTCGAAATGGCTTTAGTTGAAAATATTCAGAGAAAAGATTTAGATCCTATTGAGGTTGCATTATCCTTCGAAAAATTAATTGAAGAAATTCATATTACACAGGAAAACTTAAGTAATAGAGTAGGAAAAGACAGAAGTACCATTACCAATTATTTGCGTCTACTAAAACTATCTCCAATTATACAAACGGGAATCAGAGATGGTATTATTTCTATGGGTCACGGAAGAGCTTTAATTTCATTAGAAGATACAGAACAACAATTATTTGTTTATGAAAAAATAGTCAGAGAACAATTATCTGTAAGGCAAACTGAGAGCTTCATACGAACTTTTAAAAATCCTAAAGATAAAAAAGAAAAGAAAGAAAAAGAATTACCGAACTATTTAAAAAAAGGATTAAAAAGCTTTGAGGACTATTTTGAAACAGGAGTAGAAATAAAAGCTGATAAAAAAGGTAAAGGTAAAATTATCATTAATTTTGAATCATCTGATGAATTCGATAGAATTCAGAAATTATTAGAATGA
- the dapB gene encoding 4-hydroxy-tetrahydrodipicolinate reductase → MKIALVGYGKMGKAIDEIATSQGHHIVAKLEEKPTKDNLNGAEVAIEFSTPATAFDNVMACLEIGIPVVCGTTAWLDQLAKAEEFCKKQNGAFIYASNYSLGVNLFFEINKKVAEIMQKHQEYSVHLEEIHHTQKKDAPSGTAITVAEEIIPVYGFDGWNLSYKTENNKLGIEAKRLQDVPGTHTVTYSSEVDEIEIKHVAHSRKGFASGAILAAQWLIGKNGIFTMKDVLGFK, encoded by the coding sequence ATGAAAATAGCATTAGTAGGTTACGGAAAAATGGGAAAAGCTATAGATGAGATAGCTACCTCCCAAGGACATCATATAGTTGCAAAGTTAGAAGAAAAACCAACTAAGGATAATTTAAACGGAGCAGAAGTAGCTATAGAATTTTCAACACCAGCCACGGCTTTTGATAACGTAATGGCTTGTCTGGAAATTGGAATTCCTGTTGTATGCGGAACTACAGCCTGGCTGGATCAACTAGCTAAAGCTGAAGAATTTTGTAAAAAACAAAATGGAGCATTTATATATGCTTCTAATTACAGTTTAGGTGTTAATTTATTTTTTGAAATAAATAAAAAAGTAGCTGAAATTATGCAAAAACATCAGGAATATTCCGTTCATTTAGAAGAAATACATCATACTCAAAAAAAGGATGCACCCAGTGGAACGGCTATCACTGTTGCAGAAGAAATTATTCCCGTTTATGGTTTTGATGGATGGAATTTATCCTATAAAACTGAAAATAATAAATTAGGAATTGAAGCTAAAAGATTGCAGGATGTGCCGGGAACTCATACAGTTACTTATAGTTCTGAAGTCGATGAAATTGAAATTAAACATGTGGCACATTCAAGAAAAGGTTTTGCTTCAGGAGCTATTTTAGCTGCACAGTGGCTTATCGGAAAAAATGGTATTTTTACCATGAAAGACGTATTAGGATTTAAATAA
- a CDS encoding C1 family peptidase, which produces MRRLIVSAMLLFTYSGIFAQDDLINRIKDNKSEQTNFQFTIIKQLDNTSVKNQGSSGTCWSYSGNSFLESEVYKKYNKVVDIAEIYTARMTYEDKAKMYILMDGSINYGDGGELHDVINMYKKYGIVPQEAYTGLINGATKNNFTAMQSELEEYLVSLKNQTPPIDINWTKNFSDILDKYLGVVPNSFVYNGKTYTPQTFAKEIIALNPNDYVEIASYKDYPYYTQNFLPLPDNWSGDHAYNVPMNELTQIIDFALEHGYTVGWATDVSEPYFSWKNGVAYVPDLDLYNLSAEQKANLFTQPQPDKLITEQMRQDAFNNRTTTDDHGMHIVGTATDQTGKNYYIVKNSWGITNDFQGYIYVTKPYVQYKTTALLINKAAIPKTIRKKLSI; this is translated from the coding sequence ATGAGAAGATTAATTGTATCTGCAATGTTGCTTTTCACTTATTCAGGAATTTTTGCACAGGATGATTTAATTAATAGAATTAAAGATAATAAATCGGAACAAACTAATTTTCAGTTTACCATAATAAAACAGCTTGATAACACATCAGTTAAAAATCAAGGTTCATCAGGAACCTGTTGGAGTTATTCCGGAAATTCATTTTTAGAATCCGAAGTTTATAAAAAATACAATAAGGTAGTTGATATTGCGGAAATCTATACAGCAAGAATGACTTATGAAGATAAGGCCAAAATGTATATTTTAATGGATGGATCAATTAATTACGGCGATGGCGGTGAACTTCACGATGTTATTAATATGTATAAAAAGTATGGTATTGTTCCACAAGAAGCATATACAGGTTTAATTAATGGGGCTACAAAAAATAATTTTACTGCAATGCAGAGTGAATTGGAAGAATATTTGGTGTCTTTAAAAAATCAAACTCCTCCCATAGATATAAACTGGACCAAGAATTTTTCTGATATTTTAGATAAATATTTAGGAGTAGTTCCTAATTCATTTGTTTACAACGGGAAAACGTATACTCCACAAACCTTTGCTAAGGAAATTATAGCATTAAATCCTAATGATTATGTAGAAATAGCTTCGTACAAAGATTATCCATATTACACTCAAAATTTTTTACCCTTACCTGATAACTGGAGTGGAGATCATGCATATAATGTTCCTATGAATGAATTAACACAAATTATAGATTTTGCATTAGAGCATGGCTATACCGTAGGATGGGCAACAGATGTAAGTGAACCTTATTTCAGTTGGAAAAATGGAGTTGCATATGTACCCGATTTAGACTTGTATAATCTTTCAGCTGAACAAAAAGCAAATTTATTTACTCAGCCTCAACCTGATAAATTAATAACGGAGCAAATGCGTCAGGATGCATTTAATAATAGAACTACTACAGATGATCATGGTATGCATATAGTAGGTACAGCTACAGATCAAACCGGAAAAAATTATTATATTGTAAAAAACTCATGGGGAATCACCAACGATTTTCAAGGCTATATATATGTCACAAAACCCTATGTTCAATACAAAACCACTGCCTTATTAATTAACAAGGCAGCAATACCTAAAACCATCAGGAAGAAACTAAGTATTTAA
- a CDS encoding ParA family protein, which translates to MGKIIAIANQKGGVGKTTTAVNLAAAIGVLEKKVLLIDADPQANASSGLGVNVEEVEIGTYEVLEHSALAKDTIQPTTSPNVVLIPAHIDLVAAEIELVDKDNREYMLKEALKDLKSDYDFIIIDCAPSLGLITLNALTAADSVIIPIQCEYFALEGLGKLLNTINSVQKLHNPELTIEGLLLTMYDPRLRLSNQVVEEVKTHFPEMVFDTLIQRNVRLSEAPSFGESILKYDAESKGAINYILLAEEVLNKNKVEVK; encoded by the coding sequence ATGGGAAAAATTATTGCAATTGCGAATCAAAAAGGAGGTGTTGGTAAAACAACCACTGCAGTTAATCTGGCGGCAGCAATTGGTGTACTGGAAAAGAAAGTTCTGCTTATTGATGCAGATCCTCAGGCCAATGCCAGTTCAGGTTTAGGAGTTAACGTTGAAGAAGTTGAAATAGGCACTTACGAAGTTCTTGAGCATAGTGCTTTAGCTAAAGATACAATTCAGCCAACCACTTCTCCCAATGTTGTATTGATACCTGCACATATTGATTTGGTTGCTGCTGAAATCGAGCTGGTAGATAAAGATAACAGAGAATATATGTTAAAAGAAGCATTAAAAGATCTGAAATCGGACTATGATTTTATTATTATAGATTGTGCTCCGTCTTTAGGTTTAATAACTCTTAATGCACTTACAGCCGCTGATTCTGTGATTATACCCATTCAATGTGAATATTTTGCCTTGGAAGGACTTGGTAAATTATTGAATACAATTAACAGTGTTCAGAAATTACATAATCCTGAGTTAACAATTGAAGGATTATTATTAACCATGTATGATCCAAGATTAAGATTATCAAATCAAGTGGTTGAAGAAGTAAAAACACATTTTCCCGAAATGGTTTTTGACACTTTAATTCAAAGAAATGTAAGATTAAGTGAAGCTCCTAGTTTTGGAGAATCAATACTAAAATATGATGCTGAGAGCAAAGGAGCGATAAACTATATATTATTGGCAGAAGAAGTTTTAAACAAGAATAAAGTAGAAGTAAAGTAA
- the lepB gene encoding signal peptidase I — protein MHLLQYYLLFAVVSNLLYFATTWKLFQKAGKKAWQSLIPFYNIVITLQIIHRPWWWIFIVFIPIVGPIMCAVILVDFIRHFNRRTNTDALLVLLLSVIFLGYINYSPQTKYTGKEERKETFISAVLFAVVFATIIHAFIIQPFTIPTASMERTLLVGDFLFVSKMNYGIRIPMTPVALPFLQNKIPIGDSQQPQKQTNSYVDQIRLPYMRLPGWTHVKRGDIVVFNYPTDSLHTAIDRKDPYVKRCVGLPGDIIKLEDGNLFVNGKPEVIKKDEEQQRNYFVYTTEAGISSKKIEEMFGYATYQEGQDEFGKRIYFFRGLTKENAAKLKELNTVDSLVLAFQKKGEPGLVYKDAAKTKIDTTNSVFPLNSGWNGSQYGPLAIPSKGETITLTKENIDQYRRIIKNYEHNELKEEGGKFYINGKETNQYTFLQNYYWMMGDNRDNSLDSRYFGYVPEDHIIGTPIFTWLSVQGLFENDPFGHPAKKKIRWDRMFKIPNTDTPLNEKTNYLPYFLILLGIYFTYDYYKGKKKKKDQKKKN, from the coding sequence ATGCATTTATTACAATATTATTTATTATTCGCTGTAGTTTCAAACCTGTTATATTTTGCAACTACGTGGAAATTATTTCAAAAAGCAGGAAAAAAGGCCTGGCAATCACTAATCCCATTTTATAATATCGTAATAACTCTACAGATTATACACCGTCCCTGGTGGTGGATATTTATAGTTTTTATACCTATCGTGGGACCTATCATGTGTGCGGTTATATTGGTTGATTTTATCAGACACTTTAATAGAAGAACCAATACAGATGCACTTTTAGTACTATTGCTTTCAGTAATATTTTTAGGTTATATAAACTATTCCCCTCAAACTAAATATACAGGAAAAGAAGAAAGGAAAGAAACATTCATTTCAGCGGTTTTATTTGCTGTCGTTTTTGCAACAATAATTCATGCATTTATTATTCAGCCGTTTACTATACCAACAGCTTCTATGGAAAGAACTCTTTTGGTAGGTGACTTTTTATTTGTAAGTAAAATGAATTACGGAATAAGAATTCCTATGACTCCGGTTGCACTTCCGTTTCTTCAAAACAAAATTCCTATAGGTGATAGTCAGCAGCCACAAAAGCAAACAAATTCTTATGTAGATCAAATCAGACTACCTTATATGAGATTACCTGGGTGGACTCATGTAAAAAGAGGAGATATCGTGGTATTTAATTACCCTACAGATTCGTTACATACAGCTATTGATCGTAAAGACCCTTACGTAAAAAGATGTGTGGGATTGCCGGGGGATATAATAAAGTTGGAAGATGGTAATTTATTTGTAAATGGTAAACCTGAAGTTATAAAGAAAGATGAAGAACAACAAAGAAATTATTTTGTTTATACAACAGAAGCAGGAATAAGCTCTAAAAAAATAGAAGAGATGTTTGGTTATGCTACCTATCAGGAAGGTCAGGATGAATTTGGAAAAAGAATCTATTTTTTCAGAGGTCTAACTAAAGAAAATGCAGCAAAATTAAAAGAACTTAACACTGTTGATTCTCTAGTTTTAGCCTTTCAGAAAAAAGGAGAGCCCGGACTTGTATATAAAGATGCTGCAAAAACTAAAATCGATACAACTAATTCTGTATTTCCACTTAACAGCGGTTGGAATGGCTCTCAATATGGTCCTTTAGCAATTCCTTCGAAAGGAGAAACAATTACGCTTACAAAAGAAAATATAGATCAATACAGAAGAATTATTAAAAATTACGAGCATAATGAATTGAAGGAAGAAGGAGGTAAATTTTATATTAATGGAAAAGAAACAAATCAATATACTTTTCTTCAGAACTATTATTGGATGATGGGAGATAATAGAGATAACTCCTTAGATAGTAGATATTTCGGTTATGTTCCGGAAGATCATATTATAGGAACTCCAATATTTACATGGTTGAGTGTACAAGGTTTATTTGAAAATGATCCTTTTGGACATCCGGCTAAGAAAAAAATACGATGGGATAGAATGTTTAAAATTCCTAATACTGATACTCCTTTAAATGAAAAAACCAATTATCTTCCTTATTTCCTTATCCTTTTAGGTATCTATTTTACATATGATTATTATAAAGGAAAAAAGAAAAAGAAAGATCAAAAAAAGAAAAACTAA